In the genome of Cryptomeria japonica chromosome 8, Sugi_1.0, whole genome shotgun sequence, one region contains:
- the LOC131026878 gene encoding uncharacterized protein LOC131026878 — MEDDNFNCLTKKLDLFCSISGAKLSQAKCICLGWDEHPPGWLLKFGFQWGGPTTITKYLGIPFAVDPSIKDMWLWVKTKITKKLNSWFNQFLSLAGRLQVCQKILSSYNIYYGSAWMFNNYQILEIQKAIRNFLWLDGKGNKKCHMVKWDWCCTDKKYGGLGLKDLRLQGIALATKWISHYVDGEEPWKVLVRNNILRGYPKKAKTWKNLPFADIIFGKFPTAVHGSAVFKTLWRAWELSRHCISDNAFHSDDSLHGERSIWWNLYLQGKPLALTQGCSAKVWNNLGISTFMDLFENDCLINWDELRYKYNLPAAHKKTYSMLTRACSNIPSNCLVDSHRFTNSKWTDGSLLTKLKAKNVYNSLNNNLSIIKHVNNVWYTDLEMKDWNKIFKRIWKSSIDPKIRCFRWLLLINRIPINNYQMNYDSCTFCNKPETCRHIFFECNFAKKVWELCGITYPKYIDIFEIITGYIHGLKNDSNILWFIISANILWQLWKCRNEERFQGAHRSLTELYLKLTLIKISSQVCITMMIEREKLIRFLKMGHSTMFVFEMKDGYDYRNHMNNMAFFNKTVKKLHKEITKNKNATDDQIKMIAQIQANKSIAWMEGPLGWTAWVEQFEDLLH; from the coding sequence ATGGAAGATGATAACTTTAATTGTCTTACTAAGAAACTTGATCTCTTCTGCTCGATCTCGGGTGCTAAACTATCTCAGGCCAAATGTATTTGTCTTGGCTGGGATGAACATCCTCCGGGGTGGTTGTTGAAATTTGGCTTCCAGTGGGGTGGCCCAACCACCATAACCAAATACCTGGGCATCCCTTTTGCTGTAGATCCCTCTATTAAGGATATGTGGTTATGGGTTAAGACCAAAATCACAAAAAAGCTTAATAGCTGGTTCAACCAATTCCTGTCACTTGCTGGCAGACTTCAAGTCTGTCAAAAGATTTTATCTTCATACAACATATACTACGGTTCTGCTTGGATGTTCAACAACTATCAAATTTTAGAAATCCAGAAGGCTATAAGGAACTTCCTTTGGTTGGACGGTAAAGGAAATAAAAAGTGCCACATGGTTAAATGGGACTGGTGCTGCACTGATAAAAAATATGGAGGGCTTGGTCTAAAAGACCTTAGACTCCAAGGTATTGCACTTGCCACCAAGTGGATCTCTCACTATGTAGATGGAGAAGAGCCATGGAAAGTACTTGTTAGGAACAATATCTTGAGAGGTTACCCAAAAAAAGCTAAAACTTGGAAAAATCTCCCATTTGCTGATATCATCTTTGGTAAATTTCCTACTGCTGTGCATGGCTCTGCAGTATTCAAAACATTATGGAGAGCTTGGGAGTTGTCTAGACACTGCATTTCTGATAATGCATTCCATTCGGACGACTCTCTACATGGTGAGAGGTCTATTTGGTGGAATCTGTATCTCCAAGGGAAACCGCTTGCCTTGACTCAAGGCTGTTCGGCCAAAGTTTGGAATAACTTGGGAATCTCCACATTCATGGACCTTTTTGAAAATGATTGCTTGATTAATTGGGATGAGTTAAGATATAAATATAATCTTCCTGCCGCTCATAAAAAAACATACTCCATGCTTACTAGAGCCTGCTCGAATATCCCTTCAAACTGCCTCGTTGACTCTCATAGATTCACTAACAGCAAATGGACTGATGGTTCTCTACTGACTAAACTTAAAGCCAAAAATGTTTACAACTCCCTGAATAATAATCTTAGTATTATTAAGCATGTTAATAATGTGTGGTATACTGACCTGGAGATGAAGGACTGGAATAAAATTTTTAAAAGAATCTGGAAATCCTCCATTGACCCCAAGATCAGATGTTTTAGATGGTTATTGTTAATTAATAGAATACCTATTAACAATTACCAGATGAATTATGATAGTTGTACCTTCTGCAATAAACCTGAAACTTGTAGACATATATTCTTTGAATGTAATTTTGCAAAGAAAGTATGGGAATTATGTGGAATTACGTACCCCAAGTACATTGATATCTTTGAAATTATTACAGGTTACATTCATGGActtaaaaatgattctaatattCTATGGTTCATTATTTCAGCTAACATTTTATGGCAACTATGGAAATGCAGAAATGAGGAAAGGTTTCAAGGTGCACATAGATCTCTTACTGAGTTATACCTTAAACTCACCCTTATTAAAATCTCTTCGCAGGTTTGTATTACGATGATGATCGAGAGGGAGAAACTGATCAGATTCCTCAAGATGGGGCACTCTACTATGTTCGTGTTTGAAATGAAAGACGGTTACGACTATCGTAACCACATGAACAATATGGCTTTTTTCAATAAAACGGTGAAAAAGCTGCACAAGGAAATTACCAAAAACAAGAATGCGACTGATGATCAGATAAAAATGATTGCTCAAATCCAAGCTAATAAAAGCATCGCTTGGATGGAAGGACCTCTCGGATGGACAGCTTGGGTTGAACAGTTTGAAGACCTGCTGCATTAA